Genomic window (Acidimicrobiia bacterium):
TCACAGCACGCGGTCGCGTTCGGCGAGCTGCTCCAGGCGATCGAACGGCGCGTGAGCGCGCCGCTCGAGATCGCGATCGTCGGCGCGCCCGACGACCCCGCGACGACCGCGCTCCGGCGCGCGGTCACGGGTCGACTCCTCCCGACCGCGGTCGTGCTCGTCGCCGCGCCCGGCGCCGACGACGCACGGATCAGCCCGCTGCTCGCCGATCGTCCCCTCGTCGACGGCCGACCCGCGGCCTACGTGTGCGAGCGCTTCGCCTGCCGCGCGCCGGTCACCGAACCCGACGCGCTCCGCGCCGAGCTCGACCGGGTGATGGGCGTGACGAGCTGACCCGACCGGGCGGTTCGCTTCGCGGATCGCCCGCGCCGCTCCCATCCCGCGTCGGGAGCGGCGAGCGAAGCGAGTGCGACCAGAGAGCTCAGACAGCTCAGAGAGCTCAGACCGCGACGACGGTGAAGCTGCCGTCGGCGAGGGCCTCGGCGACGGCCCAACCGAAGGCGATCATCGCCTCGCCCTTGGCCGGCTCGTGACTGCCGACGAGCTCGACGACCTTCGCGCCGCCGGTCGCCTTCACCGGCGCGGCGTCGAGGATCGGAACGACTGACGGGCGACGACCGGGCACCTTGATGCGGAACGTGCGGTCGTCGAACTGACCCTCGTTGCCGAAGCGCTTCGCGAGCCTGCGACCCCACGCGCGCTCTTCGCCCGACGGGTTGTACGCGGGACGCGGCACGACGTTCGTGTAGCTCGTCAGCAGCGTGTACGCCGCGGGATGCGCGAGACGCGTCGCGACGAGCACGTCCTCGTCGGGAAACGAGATCGCGGCGCGGCGTGCGAGCTCACCGGTCATGAGCTTGAGCGCGGCGGCCGCGTTCTTGCCCTTCCGGCTCGCGCCCAGGCCCCAGAGGATCGAGGGCGTGCCCCCGATTCGCTCGAGCGAACCGAACATGAACGACTGGAGGTCGCCGTCGACGGTGACCAGCACGGCCAACGGGAAATGCTCGACCTGATGATCGAGCTGCTCGTCCTTCAGAGGGAGGCCGGCTGACTGGAGGAGCAATCCGAACTCGTCGAGCTCGGCCGGCTTCAGCGAGATGGAGTCACGGGAGTCAACGTGCATCGCGTATCTATTGTGGCCGACGCGGAGACCCCCGGGAAAGTCGTAGACCCGCTCCCGGCGTCACGACGCCGACGCCGGGCGAGCCTTCTCCAGCTCCCAGTAGGCCTTGCCGGTGACAATCCGGCCGTCACCGTCGAACGAGAAGACGTCGACCGCGTCGATGACCATCCCGGCTCCGCCGACCACTGTGTGGATCTCCATCACGAGCGCCGCCTCGGTGCCGCACACGTGCACGTGGATCGGCCGCAGCTCGATCGAGTCGGCCATCGAGTGGGCGGTGTCCCAGAACGCGCCGACGCCGTCGTGACCGTGATGGGTCGGGGTGCCGACCGGGTCGGTCCATTCGGCGGTCGGTGCGAAGCACGCGAGCAGCGCGTCGCGGTCGTTCGCCTTGTACGCGGCGACATAGGCGCCGACGGTCGCGCGGATCTGTTCGGGTGACGGTGCGCTCATCGTCGGGACAGTACGGCACCCGGTCCCCGCGCCGCGGCGAGCGGAGCGCCGCGCGCGACCGGAGCTACGGGATCACCGTGCCCTCGACGCCGGGCGGCTCGGGCGGGAGCTGCGGCTTCATCTCCTCCAGCACCTCGACCATGATCGAGGAGATCGCGAAGTTGCGGACCCACTTGTGATCGCCGGGCACGACGTACCACGGCGCCGCGGCGGTCGATGTCGCGGTGATCGCCTTGGCGTACGCGGTCTGGTACTCGTCCCAGTGCTCACGGGCTTCGAGGTCGGCACGATCGAACTTCCAGCGCTTCTCGGGATCGTCGACGCGCGCCTGGAGGCGGCGCCGCTGCTCCGCCTTCGAGATGTGCAGGAAGACCTTCACGACCGCGGTGCCCTGCGACACGAGCAGGTGCTCGAAGTCGTTGATCATCCCGAAGCGCGCCCCGCGCTCGTCGTCGTCGATGAGCCCGAGCACGTGGGTGGTGACGACGTCCTCGTAGTGCGACCGGTTGAAGATCCCGATCTCGCCCTTGCGCGGGCACACGCGGTGCACGCGCCACAGGAAGTCGTGCTCGCGCTCGACGTCGTTCGGTGCCTTGAACGACGCGACCCGGCAGCCCTGCGGGTTCACACCCGAGAACACGTGACGGATCGTGCCGTCCTTGCCGCCGGCGTCGAGACCCTGCAGCACGAGCAGCACGCTCCGGCGCCGCTCGCCCCACAGGTGGTTCTGCAGCAGCGCGAGCCGGTCGACGTGCGCCTGCGCGAGGGGCGCAGTGGTCGACTTGTCGCGCAGCCCGAGCTTGCGGTCGGTGGCCGAATCGAGCGGGGCATCACCCGACGCCCGCAATCGCGAGCGCATCGACTTCGCCACCGCGGCAGCCTACGGCGATGGTTCGCTAGCCGCGCGAGCGCCGGCGGCTGCGCACACCGGCCTCGAGGATCGCGCACTCGATGCACATCGAGCTCCGGCGACCCCGCGGGGTCACGAGGCACTCGTCGCACGCGGGCTCGCCGCAACGCGCGCACCGCTTGCGGGTGACGACACCGACGTGACGCACGCACACTGCGAGCGGTTCGGAGCCCGACGGCAGCGGCGCGGCGGGCTCGATCGGCGCGTCCCGCTCGCGCGAGGTGTCGAACCGACCTTCCCAGGGCGGAGCCTGCGGGACGGGCTTGTGCTTGCGCCGGCGCGTGTGCGGCGGCTTCCACGGACCCGTCGCGCGATCGGGCTGCGGTTCCTCGCGCCGGATCTTCGGCTGGGGCTCGGGCTTCGGCTCGCGCTTGGCCCTCGGCTCGGGCTTCGGCTTCGGCGCCTTCTTGGCCTTCGGCTCGCGGCGGGCGACGACCTCTTCGCGGTCGACGAACAGGTCGTCGAGCGGGTTGCGCTTCGCCTGCGTCCGCTCGACGGGCTCGATCGGCGACTCGACGGGCGCAGCCGCGACGGCCTCCACGGGCGGCGCCGGCGGGGCGGGTTCGACGGCCTCGACCGGCGGCGCCGGCGTGCTCGCGGCGGGCGGCTTCGGCTCCTCGTGCGCCTCGCGGTCGAAGAGCGCGGGTCGACGCACCTCGGCCACCGGCGCCTCGACGACGGGCCGCGAAGCGACCGGCGCCTGCGGCACGGCGGCGACGGGCGTCACGGGCTCGGGCTCCGGCTCGGGCGCGTTCGCAACGACCGGTTCCGCGGGCGCGGCCGGCTCGGGCTGCGTGACCTCGGGCTCCGCCCGGTGCGCAAAGAAGTCGGGCACGGGCTGCTCGGCGAGCCGCTTGGCGGCGGCGAGCGCCTCGGTGTCACCGAAGAAGTCGGCGGCGGGCCGCGAGTCGGCCGCGGCGGCGACGTCGCCGCTGGCGGGCGCCGACCCCTCCCAACCGAAGCGCAGCTTCGTCGGCGCGGGCGCCCACGCCGGGCGGGACCGCACGATGGGCGCGTCGTCGCTCATCGCCGAACCGGCGAGGGCGGGCTTCGCATCGGGCGACGGCTCGCGCACCACTTCGGGTACGGGCTCGGGCTCGGGCTCGGACTCGGGCAGGCTCGCAAACGCGGGCTCCACCGGGACGACCGGCTCGGCCACCACGACCGGCTCGGCCACCACGACCGCCTCGACCTCGACCTGCGCCGCGGCCGGAGCGGCAGGAGCGCCAGGAGCGGCGGGAACCTCGGGCACCGCCGGAACGTCGGCGACCTCAAGGGCTTCGGGGGCTTCGATCTCGACGCTCGCGACGACTTCGGGTTCGGTCGCGAACGCGACCGCGGGCGCGACCTCGGCCTCGAACGTCGGCGCCACCGCGACCTCGGCCTCGATCTCGGGGACCTCGTCGACCGCGGGCTCGACGCCCTCGTACTGCGCCGCTTCGACGTCGGCCGGCGTCCAGACGACCCCGTTGATACCGAGCTCCTCGGCCCAGCGCACGACCGCGTCGGCCTCGGTGACGATGACGACCTGGCGACGACGCGACAGCGTCGACAACGTGTCGAGCAGCGTCGCGAGCGCGTTCCCGCCAACGTCGTCGAAGCACTCCCCGACGACCACGGGCGGACCCGAGAGCTCGACGAGCACGCTCATCGCGTCGGTCAGCTCCCGTGGCTCCGCCGTGCCGAGGGTGACCGGCGCTTCACGTCCCGCGAGCGTGCCGCCGCTGACGCTGGCGATGAGGTCGCGCTCTGCGGCGGCGAGCTCGTTCTCGGCCAGGTCGAGCTGCTCGTCGAGGCGCGTGCCTTCGGCTTCGATCTCTTCGAGCTCGGCGCGCAACGCCGAGTGGTGGGCGCGGCGCGACTGGCCGCCCTGGAGGTGACGCTCGGCGGCGACGATCGGGTCGTCCCCGGCGGGAACCTCGGCCTCCCGGAGCGCAGCTCGGAGCCGGTCGCGCGCCGCGTTCGACGGCGTCTCGGTGAGCCCGGTGCGCAGCTCCGCGCCGACGTCGGGCCCGGGCAACCGGCCCAGCAGCCGCGCCACGCGCGCGCGCAGGTCGAGCTCTCGTTCCGAGAGCAGCACGAACACCTGCTCGCGGTCGCGGGCGCGCGCGAGCGCGGCGTCCGCGGTGACGAGCGCGGCCTCGTCGTGCGCGGCGTCGTCCTGACCGCGGCCTTCCGCCATCGCGAGGAGGAACGTCGCGTAGCTCTCGAAGCCGATCTCGCGGAGCGCGACCCGTTCGGCTTCGACGGCTTCGGCCACGAGCTGACCGGCCGCCTTGCGCTCACCGCGACGGGCGTTGTCGAGTCCCGACGCGAGCCGCTCGACCGCGGCGTGCGCCTCCTGCACCCGCCGCACCGAGGCGGGATCGATCTTCGAGGCCGAGGCCTCGACGTCGGCTTCCTCGCGCTGCGCGATGCGCGTCCGAACTGCCTCGAGGTTGGCTTCGGCGCGCTCGACGGTCGGGCCACCGCTGCTGGCCTTGCGCTCGACGACGAGCGCGTCCCACTCGTCGACCAGCGCGCTCATCAGCGGGTTGGGACTGATCGAGTCGGGCACGCGCGCAGCGGCGAGCAGTCGCTCGAGCTCGCTGTCGTCGACCCCCGCGACCTGCGTGATCTCGGCTTCGATGTCGTCGGCGCGCATCGACAGCTGCTCGAGCCGGTCGACCAGCTGATCGCGGCGCGCGAGCGCGGCTTCACGGCGGGAGGCGCGCGCGGCGCGCTTGCCGACGTCGGCCGCGGCGTCGGCCGCGCGCTTGCGAGCGATCTCGGCCACGAGCATCGGGCCGCGCAGCACGAACGGCCGCTCGTCGGCGGCGGCGAGCGCTTCGGGCAGCTCGAGCACCCGGCCGCCGATCTCGATCGTCCCCGTCGCTTCGGGTCCGAGCGGCGCGCCGAGCCGGCCGAGGCTCTCCACCACGGTGTCGGACGCGTCGCGACCGAACCCGGTGACCACGGTCAGCAACGGGTGCAGGACCAGCACGGGCACGGCCGGATGCAGCCCCCTGATCTCGAGCAGGCGGCGGCGGTCGGCCTCGGGAAGCGGAACGGCCATCATCGGGACTCAGATCGGCAGGAACCGGTCACGGCTAGAGGACAACGGCAATACTCTCCGTGGCCGCCTCCGGGCGCGATCCGTCGCACACCGGAGCCATACCCGCGGCGAGCCCCGGGCTCAACGGTTCTGGGGGAAGCCGAGGTCGGGCCCACGGGTCGCAGGGTCGGCGAAGCGGCTGGTCACGACCTTGCCGCGGGTGTAGAAGCGGACGCCCTCCGCCCCATGGACGTGGGTGTCGCCGAACAGGGAGGCGCCCCACCCGCCGAACGAGTAGTACGCCATCGGGACCGGGATCGGGATGTTGATGCCCACCATCCCGGCCTCGACCTCGAACTGGAAGCGGCGGGCGGCGCCTCCGTCACGGGTGAAGAGCGCCACGCCGTTGCCGTACGGGCTCTCGTTCACCAGCCGCACGGCGTCCTCGTAGGAGCCGGCCCGCACGACGTTCAGGACCGGGCCGAAGATCTCCTCGGTGTAGATCGACATGTCCGGGCGGACGTGGTCGAACAGGCAGGGCCCGAGCCAGAAGCCGTCGGCGCGGCCTTCCACGTTCAGGCCCCGGCCGTCGACCACGAGTGCCGCACCGGACGCCACGCCCGCGTCGACGAGCGACACCACGCGATCGCGGTGCGCGCCGGTGACGAGCGGACCCATGTCGGCGTCGGGGTCGGTGCCGTCGGCGACCCGCACCGCGTCGATGCGCTCGACGATGCGTCCGACGAGGTCGTCACCGATCGGGTCGACCGCGACGACGACCGAGATCGCCATGCAGCGCTCCCCCGCCGACCCGAAGCCCGCGCTCACCGCGGCGTCGGCCGCGGCGTCGAGATCGGCGTCGGGGAGCACGATCATGTGGTTCTTCGCGCCGCCGAGCGCCTGCACCCGCTTCCCGTTCGCCGCCGCGGTCGCGTAGATGTACTTCGCGACCGGCGTCGATCCGACGAACGAGATCGCGGCGACATCGGGATGCGCGAGCAACGCGTCGACTGCTTCCCGATCGCCCTGCACGACGTTGAAGACACCGTCGGGAAGTCCCGCCTCTCGCCACAGCTCCGCGATGAGCAACGACGCCGACGGGTCGCGCTCCGACGGCTTGAGCACGAACGCGTTGCCACACGCGATCGCGATGGGGAACATCCACATGGGCACCATCGCCGGGAAGTTGAACGGCGTGATGCCCGCGACGACACCGAGCGGCTGACGAATCGAGTACACGTCGGTGTCGGTCGAGACCTGTTCGGAGTGATCGCCCGCCAGGAGGTGCGGGATCCCGCACGCGAACTCGACGACCTCGATGCCGCGCGCCACCTCGCCGCGCGCGTCGGAGAGCACCTTCCCGTGCTCGGCCGTGATGCGGGCGGCGAGCTCGTCCTTGCGCTGCTCGAGCTGCTCGCGCAGTGCGAACAGCACACGCGCGCGCCGGCTGAGCGACACCGAGCGCCACTCGCGGGCGGCGGCGCGGGCGCTCTGGACGACGGTGTCGACGTCGGCCGCGGCGGCGAGCGCCACCCGAGCGGTCACCTCGCCGGTCGCGGGGTTCGTCACCGCGCCGAACCGGCCCGACGTGCCGTCCCACGCCTTGCCGTCGACCCAGTGCCCGACGTCCACCGCCATCCCCGACTCCCCGTTCGCTCGGCTCAGGGTAACGACCGCCGCGCGGTCGCGGTTGCCGGGCCGCGTGCCGACCCGCGACGATGCGTGCGCGTGATCGACGACGCCACCCTCTCCCGCCGCGCCCGCCTGCTCGGCGCGCACCTCGAACCGTGCATCGGTCAGGTGTACTTCGCGCCCGAGTGCCACTCCGCGTACGAGGCGCTCGGCTTCACCGGCAGCCGTGGCAATGCCGACGGCGTCGCGCTCCCCGATCCGGTCGCGTACTTCACGAGTCGTGGCTCGCTCATGGGCCAGGTCGCGCCGCACGTCGTGGCGGCCGCGTTCGCCGTGTTCAATCCCGAGGTCGTCGCGCCCTGCGTCGAGATGGGCTGGCGACTCACCGACGCGCCGACGATCTTCGCGACGCGGCGCGCGGGCGCGGTCGGCCAACTCGCACGCGTGCTCGGCCCCGCACCCGACGGTGTGGCGCGCGCCGCGGAGCTCCTCGAACGCGCCGCCGCGCCGAACGCCGTCGCCGGCCGGCCCCTCTTCGCGGGCCTGACGAGTCAGTGGGACGACCCCACCGATCCCCTCACGCGCTTCTTCCACCTCGGCGACGAGCTGCGCGAGCTGCGCGGCGACGCGCACACCGCGGCCTGGACCAGCACGGGGCTCGACGCGGTCGAGATCGGATTGTTGACGGAGCTGTTCCTCGGCCTGCCGCTGCGCAGCTACATCCGGACGCGCGCGTGGAGCGACGAGCAGCTCGGCGCCGCCCTCGACCGGCTCTGCGCGCGCGGCTGGGTCGACGGTGACGCGTTCACGGCCGCAGGTCGCGACGCGCGCGAGCAGGTCGAGTGGCGCACCGACGCGCAGATGCGGCCCGCGCTCGAAGCGCTCGGCACCGATTTCGACGAGCTGCTCGCGATCATCACGCCGTGGGGCGCGCAGCTTCGGGCCGCGGGGGCCTACCTGCGCACGCCCGGACAGCTCGTGGGTGCCTCGTGAACGCGCACGCCACCATCCACGACACGGCCGAAGGCGCGAGCGAATGAGCGTGAGCGCGCTCCCCACGATGATGCCGGCCGCGGTCTACCTCGGCGACGGCGTGGTCGAGGCGCAGGAGCTGCCGGTGCCCGAGCTGCAGGACGGCGGCGCGATCGTCGAGGTGTCGCACTGCGGGATCTGCGGCACCGACCTGCACTTCGTGCTCGAAGGGATGGGCCGCAAGGGCGCCGTGTTCGGCCACGAATGGTCGGGCACGCTCGTCGCGCTCGGGCCCGACGCACGGACCGACGTTCCAATGGGCACCACCGTCGTCGCGGCCGACCGTCCCGGATGCGGACGCTGCCGGTCGTGTCGCGCGGGGCGACCGTCGGTGTGCAGCGAACGCGCGGCACCGAACTTCTTCGGTGGCACCGGCGCGTTCGCGCGCTACAAGCACGTCGACGCGTCGTCGTTGTTGCCGCTGCCCGCGGGCGTGTCGTTGCGCGACGCCGCGCTCACCGAGCCGCTCGCGGTCGCGATGCACGCGCACACGCTCTCCGGCGCGCGTCCCGACGACCGCGTGCTGGTGACCGGCGCGGGTCCTGTCGGCACGCTGATGATCGCGGTGCTCAGGGCCGCGGGCATCGACGACATCACGGTGAGCGAGCCCGCGCCGTTGCGACGGGAGCGCGCGGCGGCGCTCGGGGCGCGGGTCGTCAGCCCCGACTCGCTCTCGCGCGCGCCGATGGGCCGCCCCGTCGACGAGGCGTTCACGCTCGCCTTCGAGTGCTCGGGCCGCGCCGTCGCCGCCGAAGCCGCGCTCGACCAGCTCGATCGGGCGGGAACCTTCTTGTTCCTCGGCACCGGCTCCGATGCGCCGCGCGTCAACCACAACCGCGTGATCATCCTCGAGCAGACGATCATGGGCTCGTACAACTACGACGACCACGGCTTCGCGAAGGCGCTCGACCTCATCGCGTCCGGGAAGCTCCCGCTCGATCTCCTGATCGAGCCCGAGGACTTCCCGCTCGATCAGGTCGGCACGACGATGCAGCGGCTCGGCGCGGGTGAGCTCGCGAGCAAGGCGCTCGTCGTGCCGCGGATCGGAGGATGACGATGGGACCGCCGACGCTCAACCACGTTGCGATCAGCGTCGATCCGAGGGTGCTCGACGCGCGCGGGCGCGCCGACATCCTCGGCTTCTTCCACGAGGTGTTCGGCTGGGTCGAGGGCGACAACACCGGCGAGAAGGGCGACCCGCTGATCCTCTACACGGGCGCCTTCGGCCAGTTCGTCTACCTGCTGCCGGCAACGCCCGCGATGGAGGCGCCCCCGCTCGACCACTTCGGTCTGCAGATCGAGAGCGTCGAGGAGCTCGAAGCGATCGTCGCGCGTGCCGCGACGGTGAAGGAGCGCGACGATCGCGTCCGCATCATCGAGCGCTCCGAGCGCACGACGCACGGCGCGACCGACGACTACGTCCTCACGAACGCGTACATCGGCTACCTGCTTCCGCTCATGGTCGAGCTGCAGCATCTCGAGCGGAAGCCGCGTTCGGCGTAATGGACAAGGCCAGCCCGCCGGAACGGCCGGGTCGTCTTTGCGGCCCGGCCGACTCCGAGGCTGAGGCGTCGTGGAGGGCGATGCGTGCGAGCCCGACCAGGCAGAGATAGCAGACTCCTCCGATGCTCCGAATCGAAACGGCCGACCGGGTCCGCACCCTCACGCTCGACCGGCCCGAGGCGCTGAACGCGTTCAACGAGGCGCTCTACGACGAGGTGACGGACGCGCTCATCGCGGCGCACGAGGATCCCGGCGTCGCGGTCGTGTTGATGACCGGCGCGGGGCGCGCGTTCTCCGCCGGCGCCGACCTCTTCGAGATGGCGCGCCACGCGAGCGATCCCGACTTCTCACCGGGCCGGCACGGTTTCGTCGGCATGCTCGACCAACTCATCGACTACGAGAAGCCGTTCCTCCTCGCGATCAACGGCATCGGGCTCGGTATCGGTGCGACGATCATCGGATTCGCCGATCTCGTCTTCATGTCGTCGACCGCGCGACTCCGCTGCCCCTTCACCGATCTCGCGGTCGCGCCCGAGGCCGCGTCGAGCTACACGTTCCCGACGCTGCTCGGGCGTCAGCGCGCGACGTGGATCCTGCTGAGCTCCGAGTGGATCTCGGCGGCGGACTGCGAGCGCTACGGCCTCGTGTTCGAGGTGTGCGAGCCCGACGCGCTGCTCGACACCGCGATGGAGCACGCACGGCTGCTCGCGGAGAAGCCGATCAGCTCACTGCGCGCGTCGAAGCGGCTCATCAACTCGCAGCATCGCGACGCGATCTTCGCGGCGCGCGCCGCCGAGAACGCGGCCTTCCAACACCTCATGGCCGGACCCGCGAACAAGGAAGCGCTCGCCGCGTTCGCGGAGAAGCGCAAGCCCGACTTCACGAACCTGCCGCCGGGTTGGTAGGCGAGCTCAGAAGTCGACGCGGAGCGGCATCCCGGAACGGCCACCATCGGGCTTCACCGCGAGCACCTGGTGGATCTGCGTGTTGCCGTCCTCGAAGTTGACGGCCGACGCCGCGATGTAGAGGCGCCAGATCCGCGCGATCGCGGTACCGGCGTCGGCGACCGCGGCCTCCCAATCGCTCTCGAGGTTCGCCATCCACGCCCGGAGGGTCAGCGCGTAGTGCTCGCGCAGGCTCTCGACGTGCCGCGCCTCGAATCCGGCCTGTTGGATCGCGGTCACGACGGCACCGACTTCGTGCAGCTCGCCATCAGGGAACACGAACCGGTCGATGAAGCTGCCCCGCTTGAAGTGGGTGCGCAGGCGCG
Coding sequences:
- a CDS encoding PPK2 family polyphosphate kinase, with translation MAKSMRSRLRASGDAPLDSATDRKLGLRDKSTTAPLAQAHVDRLALLQNHLWGERRRSVLLVLQGLDAGGKDGTIRHVFSGVNPQGCRVASFKAPNDVEREHDFLWRVHRVCPRKGEIGIFNRSHYEDVVTTHVLGLIDDDERGARFGMINDFEHLLVSQGTAVVKVFLHISKAEQRRRLQARVDDPEKRWKFDRADLEAREHWDEYQTAYAKAITATSTAAAPWYVVPGDHKWVRNFAISSIMVEVLEEMKPQLPPEPPGVEGTVIP
- a CDS encoding enoyl-CoA hydratase-related protein → MLRIETADRVRTLTLDRPEALNAFNEALYDEVTDALIAAHEDPGVAVVLMTGAGRAFSAGADLFEMARHASDPDFSPGRHGFVGMLDQLIDYEKPFLLAINGIGLGIGATIIGFADLVFMSSTARLRCPFTDLAVAPEAASSYTFPTLLGRQRATWILLSSEWISAADCERYGLVFEVCEPDALLDTAMEHARLLAEKPISSLRASKRLINSQHRDAIFAARAAENAAFQHLMAGPANKEALAAFAEKRKPDFTNLPPGW
- a CDS encoding CoA-acylating methylmalonate-semialdehyde dehydrogenase, which codes for MAVDVGHWVDGKAWDGTSGRFGAVTNPATGEVTARVALAAAADVDTVVQSARAAAREWRSVSLSRRARVLFALREQLEQRKDELAARITAEHGKVLSDARGEVARGIEVVEFACGIPHLLAGDHSEQVSTDTDVYSIRQPLGVVAGITPFNFPAMVPMWMFPIAIACGNAFVLKPSERDPSASLLIAELWREAGLPDGVFNVVQGDREAVDALLAHPDVAAISFVGSTPVAKYIYATAAANGKRVQALGGAKNHMIVLPDADLDAAADAAVSAGFGSAGERCMAISVVVAVDPIGDDLVGRIVERIDAVRVADGTDPDADMGPLVTGAHRDRVVSLVDAGVASGAALVVDGRGLNVEGRADGFWLGPCLFDHVRPDMSIYTEEIFGPVLNVVRAGSYEDAVRLVNESPYGNGVALFTRDGGAARRFQFEVEAGMVGINIPIPVPMAYYSFGGWGASLFGDTHVHGAEGVRFYTRGKVVTSRFADPATRGPDLGFPQNR
- a CDS encoding alcohol dehydrogenase catalytic domain-containing protein, which codes for MSVSALPTMMPAAVYLGDGVVEAQELPVPELQDGGAIVEVSHCGICGTDLHFVLEGMGRKGAVFGHEWSGTLVALGPDARTDVPMGTTVVAADRPGCGRCRSCRAGRPSVCSERAAPNFFGGTGAFARYKHVDASSLLPLPAGVSLRDAALTEPLAVAMHAHTLSGARPDDRVLVTGAGPVGTLMIAVLRAAGIDDITVSEPAPLRRERAAALGARVVSPDSLSRAPMGRPVDEAFTLAFECSGRAVAAEAALDQLDRAGTFLFLGTGSDAPRVNHNRVIILEQTIMGSYNYDDHGFAKALDLIASGKLPLDLLIEPEDFPLDQVGTTMQRLGAGELASKALVVPRIGG
- a CDS encoding nuclear transport factor 2 family protein, which gives rise to MSAPSPEQIRATVGAYVAAYKANDRDALLACFAPTAEWTDPVGTPTHHGHDGVGAFWDTAHSMADSIELRPIHVHVCGTEAALVMEIHTVVGGAGMVIDAVDVFSFDGDGRIVTGKAYWELEKARPASAS